A window from Chryseobacterium vaccae encodes these proteins:
- the rpoC gene encoding DNA-directed RNA polymerase subunit beta' yields the protein MSNKNKSSRFNKITIGLASPESILQESRGEVLKPETINYRTHKPERDGLFCEKIFGPVKDYECACGKYKRIRYKGIVCDRCGVEVTEKKVRRERIGHINLVVPIAHIWYFRSLPNKIGYLLGIPSKKLDMIIYYERYVVIQQGIAKKLDGSDFENMEFLTEEEYLDIMETLPVENQYLDDSDPNKFIARMGAEAVEDLLKRIDLDALSFDLRHKAHNEGSKQRRTEALKRLNVVEALRGANTRMINKPEWMIMRVLPVIPPELRPLVPLDGGRFATSDLNDLYRRVIIRNNRLKRLLEIKAPEVILRNEKRMLQESVDSLFDNTRKSSAVKSESNRPLKSLSDSLKGKQGRFRQNLLGKRVDYSARSVIVVGPNLQLHECGIPKDMAAELYKPFIIRKLIERGIVKTVKSAKRIIDRKEPVVYDILENVMKGHPVLLNRAPTLHRLGIQAFQPKMIEGKAIQLHPLVTTAFNADFDGDQMAVHLPLGPEAILEAQLLMLGSQNILNPANGSPITVPSQDMVLGLYFMTKELSSTEDMKVKGEGLAFYSPEEAEIAYAEGRVSLNAKVRCRLPIKEDGVIVTRLIETSVGRILFNQIVPKQVGYINELLTKKSLRNVIGKILADTDFPTTVKFLDAMKDLGYSNAFKGGLSFSLGDIVVPVEKKQMIATSIETVDEIRANYNMGLITDTERYNQVIDVWTNTNAGLTEMIMSRMKTDQGGFNSVYMMLDSGARGSKEQIRQLSGMRGLMAKPQKAGSTGAEIIENPILANFKEGLSILEYFISTHGARKGLADTALKTADAGYLTRRLVDVAQDVIVTEDDCGTLRGTEVTALKKNDEIVEKISERILGRVSLHNIYDPESDELITEADQVINEALAKRIEEAGLEAVEVRSPLTCEAKKGICAKCYGRNLATGKVIHMGEAVGVIAAQSIGEPGTQLTLRTFHQGGTAGNVSENPSIVARRDGIVEMDEVRTITSEDENGNTAEVVVSRSTEFRLVADNESRTPLMVANVPYGSILAVKPGDKVKKGDTICKWDPYNAVIIAETSGKVEYEDIIQGISFQLEIDEQTGFEEKVISESRNKKAVPTLKVVDSKGVEQKAYNLPVGAHLMVNDGEKIKAGKVLIKIPRKSAKAGDITGGLPRVTELFEARNPSNPAVVTEIDGVVSYGKIKRGNRELIVEAKTGERKIYLVKLSNQILVQENDFVRAGSPLSDGSITPDDILRIKGPTAVQEYLVNEIQEVYRLQGVKIDDKHFEIIVRQMMTKVSIVDGGDTQFLEGALEHKYDFLEENNRVFGLKVVVDAGDSKEFRPGQMITARELRDENSKLRREDQALVEVREALPATATPVLQGITRAALQTKSFMSAASFQETTKVLNEAAVAGKVDALGGLKENVIVGHRIPAGTGLKEYQNVIVGSKKEFEDLN from the coding sequence ATGTCAAATAAAAATAAATCAAGTAGATTTAATAAAATAACCATCGGTTTAGCTTCACCGGAATCCATTCTTCAGGAATCCAGAGGAGAAGTTCTGAAACCGGAAACTATTAACTACAGAACGCACAAACCTGAAAGAGACGGGTTATTCTGTGAAAAGATCTTCGGTCCGGTAAAGGATTACGAATGTGCTTGTGGTAAATACAAGAGAATCCGTTATAAAGGAATCGTTTGTGACCGTTGTGGAGTAGAAGTTACTGAGAAAAAGGTAAGAAGAGAGAGAATCGGACACATCAATCTTGTTGTTCCAATTGCTCACATCTGGTATTTCCGTTCTTTACCAAACAAAATCGGTTACCTTTTAGGAATTCCTTCCAAGAAATTGGATATGATCATCTACTACGAAAGATATGTAGTGATTCAGCAGGGTATTGCTAAAAAATTAGACGGTTCCGATTTTGAAAATATGGAATTCCTTACAGAAGAAGAATACCTTGATATCATGGAAACTCTTCCTGTGGAAAACCAGTATCTTGATGATTCTGATCCAAACAAATTCATCGCCAGAATGGGTGCTGAAGCTGTAGAAGATCTATTAAAAAGAATCGATCTTGATGCGTTGTCTTTCGATTTAAGACACAAAGCTCACAACGAAGGTTCCAAGCAGAGAAGAACTGAGGCTTTAAAAAGATTGAACGTTGTAGAAGCATTAAGAGGTGCTAATACAAGAATGATCAACAAGCCTGAGTGGATGATCATGCGTGTACTTCCTGTTATCCCGCCAGAACTAAGACCATTGGTTCCATTGGATGGAGGACGTTTCGCGACTTCTGACTTAAATGACCTTTACAGAAGAGTTATTATCAGAAATAACCGTTTGAAGAGACTATTGGAGATCAAAGCTCCTGAAGTAATCTTGAGAAACGAGAAGCGTATGCTTCAGGAATCTGTAGATTCATTATTCGATAACACAAGAAAATCTTCTGCAGTAAAATCTGAATCAAACAGACCATTGAAATCACTTTCAGATTCATTGAAAGGTAAGCAGGGGCGTTTCCGTCAGAACCTACTAGGAAAAAGGGTTGACTACTCTGCTCGTTCGGTAATTGTTGTAGGTCCAAACTTACAGCTTCACGAGTGTGGTATCCCTAAAGATATGGCAGCTGAACTTTACAAACCGTTTATCATTAGAAAACTAATCGAGAGAGGTATTGTAAAAACAGTAAAATCTGCAAAAAGAATCATCGACAGAAAAGAACCTGTAGTATATGATATCCTTGAAAACGTGATGAAAGGTCACCCTGTTCTACTGAACAGAGCACCTACCCTTCACAGACTAGGTATCCAGGCTTTCCAACCTAAGATGATCGAAGGTAAAGCGATTCAGCTTCACCCGTTAGTAACAACAGCATTCAACGCCGATTTCGATGGTGACCAGATGGCGGTACACTTACCGTTAGGACCAGAAGCGATCCTTGAAGCTCAGTTATTGATGTTAGGTTCTCAGAACATCCTGAACCCTGCAAACGGTTCTCCAATTACAGTACCTTCTCAGGACATGGTTCTTGGTCTTTATTTCATGACTAAAGAATTGAGCTCTACAGAAGATATGAAAGTAAAAGGGGAAGGTCTTGCATTCTATTCTCCTGAAGAAGCGGAAATCGCTTATGCTGAAGGGAGAGTGTCTTTAAATGCTAAAGTAAGATGTAGACTTCCTATTAAAGAAGATGGAGTAATCGTAACAAGATTAATCGAAACTTCTGTAGGTAGAATCTTATTCAACCAGATCGTACCTAAGCAGGTAGGATATATCAATGAACTTTTAACTAAGAAATCATTGAGAAACGTTATCGGTAAGATCCTTGCTGATACAGATTTCCCTACAACGGTGAAGTTCCTTGATGCAATGAAAGACTTAGGATATTCAAACGCATTCAAAGGAGGTCTTTCATTCTCACTAGGGGATATCGTAGTTCCTGTTGAGAAAAAGCAGATGATTGCTACTTCAATTGAAACTGTAGACGAAATTAGAGCCAACTATAACATGGGTCTAATCACCGATACAGAACGTTATAATCAGGTAATTGACGTTTGGACAAACACCAACGCCGGATTAACTGAAATGATCATGAGCAGAATGAAAACCGACCAAGGTGGTTTCAACTCTGTATACATGATGCTTGACTCTGGAGCGAGGGGTTCTAAAGAACAGATCCGTCAGTTATCAGGGATGAGAGGTTTGATGGCGAAACCGCAGAAAGCCGGGTCTACCGGAGCGGAGATCATCGAAAACCCGATCCTTGCGAACTTTAAGGAAGGTCTTTCGATTCTAGAGTACTTTATCTCTACCCACGGTGCCCGTAAAGGTCTTGCGGATACCGCTCTTAAGACAGCCGATGCTGGTTACTTAACGAGAAGATTGGTAGACGTTGCACAGGACGTTATCGTTACAGAAGACGACTGTGGAACACTGAGAGGAACAGAAGTTACTGCCCTTAAGAAAAATGACGAGATCGTTGAAAAGATTTCTGAAAGAATCTTAGGTAGAGTATCTCTTCATAACATCTATGATCCTGAAAGTGATGAATTAATCACTGAAGCTGATCAGGTAATCAACGAAGCATTAGCTAAGAGAATTGAAGAAGCCGGATTAGAAGCAGTTGAGGTTCGTTCACCATTAACTTGTGAAGCTAAGAAAGGTATCTGTGCGAAATGTTACGGTAGAAACCTAGCAACAGGTAAAGTGATCCACATGGGAGAAGCGGTAGGTGTAATTGCAGCACAGTCAATTGGGGAACCAGGTACTCAGCTTACGTTGAGAACTTTCCACCAGGGGGGTACTGCAGGAAACGTATCGGAAAACCCATCTATCGTTGCAAGAAGAGACGGTATCGTTGAAATGGATGAAGTAAGAACCATTACTTCTGAAGATGAAAACGGTAATACAGCTGAGGTTGTAGTTTCCCGTTCAACAGAATTCAGATTAGTTGCTGATAATGAGTCCAGAACTCCATTAATGGTAGCTAACGTACCTTATGGATCTATATTAGCTGTGAAACCAGGTGATAAAGTGAAAAAAGGAGATACAATCTGTAAATGGGATCCGTATAACGCGGTAATTATTGCTGAAACTTCAGGTAAGGTAGAATACGAGGATATTATCCAGGGTATTTCATTCCAATTGGAGATTGACGAACAGACAGGATTTGAAGAGAAAGTAATCTCTGAATCCAGAAATAAGAAAGCCGTACCTACACTGAAAGTGGTAGACTCTAAAGGAGTTGAGCAGAAAGCTTACAACTTACCGGTAGGTGCCCACTTAATGGTAAATGATGGTGAGAAAATTAAGGCTGGTAAAGTCCTAATTAAAATCCCAAGAAAATCTGCAAAAGCAGGGGATATCACCGGAGGTCTTCCGAGAGTTACCGAATTATTCGAAGCAAGAAACCCTTCAAACCCAGCGGTTGTTACTGAAATCGATGGGGTCGTTTCTTACGGAAAAATTAAGAGGGGTAACCGTGAATTGATCGTTGAGGCTAAAACTGGAGAAAGAAAAATTTACTTAGTTAAATTATCTAACCAGATCTTAGTACAGGAGAATGACTTCGTTAGAGCTGGTTCACCACTTTCTGACGGTTCAATTACTCCGGACGACATTTTAAGAATCAAAGGCCCAACAGCCGTTCAGGAATACTTAGTAAATGAGATTCAGGAAGTTTACCGTCTTCAGGGGGTGAAAATTGACGATAAGCACTTCGAAATCATCGTAAGACAGATGATGACTAAAGTATCTATCGTGGATGGAGGTGATACTCAATTCCTTGAAGGAGCTCTTGAGCATAAGTATGACTTCCTGGAAGAAAACAACAGAGTATTCGGTCTTAAAGTAGTAGTTGATGCAGGTGATTCTAAAGAATTCAGACCAGGTCAGATGATTACTGCTAGAGAATTAAGAGACGAAAACTCTAAACTGAGACGTGAAGATCAGGCCTTAGTAGAAGTAAGAGAAGCTCTTCCTGCAACAGCAACACCTGTACTTCAGGGGATTACAAGAGCAGCTCTTCAGACGAAGTCATTCATGTCTGCAGCATCGTTCCAGGAAACGACTAAAGTTCTTAATGAAGCAGCAGTAGCTGGTAAAGTAGACGCTCTTGGTGGTCTTAAAGAAAATGTAATTGTAGGGCACAGAATTCCTGCAGGTACAGGTCTTAAAGAATACCAGAATGTTATCGTAGGTTCTAAGAAAGAATTCGAAGACCTTAACTAA
- the rpoB gene encoding DNA-directed RNA polymerase subunit beta: MSKTTATTRGNQRINFSSAKGKIITPDFLDIQIESFREFFQLDTLPEDRTDEGLYKTFQENFPITDSRNQFVLEFLDYLVDSPRYSIDECVERGLTYSVPLKARLKLYCTDPEHEDFQTVVQDVYLGPVPYMTPSGSFIINGAERVIVTQLHRSPGVFFGQTYHANGTKLYYSRIIPFKGSWMEFTTDINSVMYAYIDRKKKLPLTTLLRAIGYESDKDILQIFDLAEEVKVSKAALKKVEGRTLAARVLNTWFEDFVDEDTGEVVSIERNEIILDRETILEKEHLDLILDAGVKSILIHKENSNEFSIIQNTLQKDPTNSEKEAVEYIYRQLRNADPPDEETARGIIEKLFFSEQRYSLGEVGRYRLNKKLGLNIPTTTEVLTKEDIIAIVRHLIELVNSKAEVDDIDHLSNRRIKTVGEQLAGQFGVGLSRIARTIKERMNVRDNEIFTPLDLVNAKTLTSVINSFFGTNQLSQFMDQTNPLSEITHKRRLSALGPGGLSRERAGFEVRDVHHTHYGRICPIETPEGPNIGLISSLGIYAKINRLGFIETPYRKVEDSKIDLNADPIYLNAEDEEDKVIAQANVELSDNGDFLTDRIIARLDGDYPVVEPAQVNLIDVAPNQISGISASLIPFLEHDDANRALMGSNMMRQAVPLLKPQAPIVGTGLEQQVAKDSRILINAEGTGTVEYVDADKITIKYERSEDEDLVQFESATKTYNLTKFRKTNQSTTITLRPNVRVGDVVEKGQVLCDGYATENGELALGRNLVVAFMPWKGYNFEDAIVINEKVVREDWFTSIHVDEYSLEVRDTKLGMEELTADIPNVSEEATKDLDENGMIRIGAEVKPGDIMIGKITPKGESDPTPEEKLLRAIFGDKAGDVKDASLKADSSLRGVVINKKLFSRNIKDKKKRTEEKLKLEEIENTYKAKFDELRNTLIEKLNTLVSGKTSQGVKNDLDEEIIGKGVKFTHKLLTSVEDYVNVSGSDWTVDADKNELIKQLIHNYKIKYNDIQGVKNREKFAISIGDELPAGIMKLAKVYIAKKRKLNVGDKMAGRHGNKGIVSRIVREEDMPFLEDGTPVDIVLNPLGVPSRMNIGQIYETVLGWAGQKLGLKFATPIFDGASLDQITEYTEKAGLPKFGHTHLYDGGTGERFTQAATVGIIYMLKLGHMVDDKMHARSIGPYSLITQQPLGGKAQFGGQRFGEMEVWALEAFGASNILREILTVKSDDVIGRAKTYEAIAKGESMPEPGIPESFNVLLHELQGLGLDVRLEE, encoded by the coding sequence ATGAGTAAAACAACAGCAACAACTAGGGGGAATCAGAGAATTAATTTCTCTTCAGCTAAAGGAAAAATTATCACTCCTGACTTCCTGGACATCCAGATTGAGTCTTTCAGAGAGTTTTTCCAGCTTGATACTCTTCCGGAAGACAGAACAGACGAAGGTTTGTACAAGACTTTCCAGGAAAATTTCCCGATTACTGATTCCAGAAACCAGTTCGTATTGGAATTCCTGGATTATCTGGTAGATTCTCCACGTTATTCAATTGATGAGTGTGTGGAAAGAGGATTGACTTATTCAGTGCCTCTTAAAGCAAGACTTAAATTGTATTGTACAGACCCTGAACACGAAGATTTCCAAACCGTAGTTCAGGATGTATACTTAGGCCCGGTTCCGTACATGACGCCTAGTGGATCTTTCATCATCAATGGTGCAGAGAGAGTTATCGTTACGCAGTTACACCGTTCACCTGGTGTATTCTTCGGACAGACTTACCACGCTAACGGAACAAAGCTTTACTATTCAAGAATTATCCCTTTCAAAGGATCTTGGATGGAATTTACAACCGATATCAACAGCGTAATGTACGCGTATATCGACCGTAAGAAAAAGTTACCATTAACAACTTTATTAAGAGCGATCGGTTATGAATCTGATAAGGATATCCTTCAGATCTTCGATCTTGCTGAAGAAGTGAAAGTTTCTAAAGCAGCACTTAAAAAAGTAGAGGGAAGAACATTGGCTGCGAGAGTATTGAACACATGGTTCGAAGATTTCGTAGACGAAGATACGGGTGAAGTAGTTTCTATCGAAAGAAACGAAATCATCTTGGACAGAGAAACAATTCTTGAAAAAGAACACTTAGATCTTATTCTTGATGCTGGGGTGAAATCAATCCTGATTCACAAAGAAAACAGTAACGAATTCTCTATCATCCAGAATACATTACAAAAAGACCCTACGAACTCTGAGAAAGAAGCCGTAGAGTACATTTATCGTCAGTTAAGAAACGCAGATCCGCCAGATGAGGAAACAGCAAGAGGAATTATTGAAAAATTATTCTTCTCGGAGCAAAGATACTCTCTAGGTGAAGTAGGACGTTACAGACTAAACAAAAAGTTAGGTCTTAACATCCCTACTACAACTGAGGTTCTTACAAAAGAAGATATTATTGCTATCGTAAGACACTTAATCGAACTTGTAAACTCTAAAGCTGAGGTTGATGATATCGACCACCTTTCTAACAGAAGAATCAAGACGGTTGGAGAGCAGTTAGCAGGACAGTTCGGTGTAGGTCTTTCAAGAATTGCAAGAACAATCAAGGAGAGAATGAACGTTAGAGATAATGAAATCTTTACTCCGCTTGATCTTGTAAATGCTAAGACATTAACATCTGTAATTAACTCGTTCTTTGGTACCAACCAGCTATCTCAGTTCATGGACCAGACCAACCCGCTATCAGAAATTACGCACAAGCGTAGACTTTCTGCACTAGGGCCTGGTGGTTTATCAAGAGAAAGAGCAGGTTTCGAGGTTCGTGACGTTCACCATACTCACTACGGAAGAATCTGTCCGATTGAAACTCCGGAAGGACCAAACATCGGTTTGATTTCATCTTTAGGAATCTATGCTAAAATCAACAGACTTGGTTTCATCGAAACGCCATATAGAAAAGTAGAAGACAGCAAGATTGATCTTAACGCTGATCCTATCTATCTTAATGCTGAAGATGAAGAAGACAAAGTAATTGCTCAGGCAAACGTTGAATTAAGTGATAACGGTGACTTCTTAACAGACAGAATTATTGCAAGACTGGATGGCGATTACCCGGTAGTTGAACCTGCCCAGGTTAACCTTATCGACGTTGCTCCTAACCAGATCTCCGGTATTTCCGCCTCGTTAATTCCATTCCTGGAGCATGATGATGCGAACCGTGCATTGATGGGATCCAACATGATGCGTCAGGCCGTTCCATTGTTGAAGCCACAGGCTCCAATCGTAGGTACAGGTCTGGAACAACAAGTTGCGAAAGACTCAAGAATCTTAATCAATGCTGAAGGTACAGGTACTGTAGAATATGTAGATGCTGACAAGATTACTATTAAATATGAAAGAAGTGAAGACGAAGATTTAGTACAATTCGAGTCTGCTACTAAAACATATAACCTAACCAAGTTCAGAAAAACCAACCAGAGTACTACCATTACCCTAAGACCAAACGTAAGAGTAGGTGATGTAGTAGAAAAAGGACAGGTTCTTTGCGACGGTTATGCTACTGAAAACGGAGAATTGGCTCTTGGTAGAAACCTGGTGGTTGCATTTATGCCTTGGAAAGGATACAACTTCGAGGATGCGATCGTAATCAACGAAAAAGTGGTACGTGAAGACTGGTTTACTTCAATCCACGTAGATGAATACTCTCTTGAAGTTCGTGATACCAAATTAGGTATGGAAGAGCTTACAGCAGATATTCCAAACGTATCTGAAGAAGCTACCAAAGATCTTGACGAGAACGGTATGATCAGAATCGGTGCTGAAGTGAAGCCTGGAGATATCATGATTGGTAAAATCACTCCAAAAGGTGAATCTGACCCAACTCCTGAAGAAAAACTTCTTAGAGCAATCTTTGGTGATAAAGCAGGTGATGTAAAAGATGCATCATTAAAAGCTGATTCTTCATTAAGAGGAGTGGTGATCAACAAAAAATTGTTCTCCAGAAACATTAAAGACAAAAAGAAAAGAACTGAAGAAAAACTTAAACTTGAAGAAATTGAAAACACTTACAAGGCTAAGTTTGACGAGTTGAGAAACACTTTAATTGAAAAATTAAATACGCTGGTAAGCGGTAAAACTTCTCAGGGAGTGAAAAACGACCTTGATGAGGAAATTATCGGTAAAGGAGTGAAGTTTACTCACAAGTTATTAACTTCAGTGGAAGACTACGTAAACGTTAGCGGTTCAGACTGGACAGTTGACGCTGATAAAAATGAATTAATCAAACAATTAATTCACAACTACAAAATCAAGTACAACGATATTCAAGGGGTTAAAAACCGTGAGAAATTTGCTATTTCAATCGGAGATGAACTTCCTGCAGGTATCATGAAGCTGGCTAAGGTTTACATCGCTAAGAAACGTAAACTGAATGTAGGAGATAAAATGGCAGGACGTCACGGTAACAAAGGTATCGTTTCAAGAATCGTTCGTGAAGAAGATATGCCGTTCCTTGAAGATGGAACACCAGTAGATATCGTATTGAATCCACTAGGGGTACCTTCACGTATGAACATCGGTCAGATTTATGAAACAGTTCTTGGATGGGCTGGTCAGAAATTAGGATTGAAGTTTGCTACACCAATCTTTGACGGAGCAAGTCTTGATCAGATTACGGAGTATACAGAGAAAGCAGGTCTTCCTAAATTCGGTCACACTCACCTTTATGATGGTGGTACCGGAGAAAGATTTACTCAGGCAGCTACTGTAGGTATCATCTACATGCTGAAACTGGGTCACATGGTTGACGATAAGATGCACGCACGTTCTATTGGACCTTACTCATTAATTACTCAGCAGCCGTTAGGAGGTAAAGCTCAATTCGGAGGTCAGAGATTTGGAGAGATGGAGGTTTGGGCTCTTGAAGCATTCGGAGCATCCAACATCCTTAGAGAAATCCTTACCGTGAAATCGGATGACGTGATTGGTAGAGCGAAAACTTATGAAGCGATTGCAAAAGGTGAATCTATGCCTGAACCAGGTATTCCGGAATCATTCAACGTATTGCTTCACGAGTTACAAGGTCTTGGATTAGACGTAAGATTGGAGGAGTAA
- a CDS encoding T9SS type A sorting domain-containing protein gives MTRKLFEKLAVMLMVVMSAIAFAQQGYEPIRGMGVEAKPVNNSGICLACYNGNMNPVIDADLDNKVSMGNFASLISGNGISVKNTNVTYPAGYITGFNVDLGTSFITVDLLSSLKISTYKNGVLQESTTSSTLLSVPAFGGNKNRIFLHFKTTKEFNEVRLYQTNVLSIFSAMNVYYAFAFDPAKVPVDTNGICDDIIAGSGVDGNVSGSSSFLAPLSFVQNRERIGDGDKNSYGSIVLPAGLLGSYSVGVLDKNQVYPAGNRTGFVISPDDEGKLLSAEFLKNITVETYLYGQLQDSRTLSDGGGLINIKVLGFGSGKQKVTVTTTKPFNEVRLKITQTLGVNLGSLKVYYAFEEPVACDCDDKIQTSGSAIPGNLVTGTSWTSGPGFLGLILAKMSNSGNIVDNNPSNYATATIPAASIFSIFSAYATVSTNSVMPANTYAGFTLEKAANLIGVSVLENITVTLYNGNTQTDTFTSTGSLISGNFFTTNSNKFYVGGKATKPFNRIKVTFNSGTAVRLPQSYNIYNAFASRDDDNDGVPNCFDQCPNGNDSIDNNGNGIPDCAEGCTVVNDKSPTLDTDGDGIVDACDLDSDNDGIPDSIEDADNDGKFENDDLEGDLLVVPVLGDSVPNYRDLDSDNDGILDLFESGIPISVINQIDADRNGIIDSNIAVGQNGIADILETYPDSGVMKYQIKNTDGDDKPDFLDITSNGSQYDLYAIGKDNLDDLGGGFISRINDMDKDGIQAVVDTDLVRRGAPNSPLSPYATLLKNEQMKTSKAIGAEITEASSDAKIYPNPVKSGENLNIKSEEGGIYTMFSAQGQLIKTGQFNGNTEISTSSLPAGIYIIKIETKSTVKSYKVIVK, from the coding sequence ATGACAAGAAAATTATTCGAGAAATTAGCTGTGATGCTGATGGTAGTAATGTCTGCCATCGCATTTGCACAACAAGGCTATGAGCCTATCCGCGGGATGGGGGTAGAAGCAAAACCTGTTAATAATTCAGGAATTTGCCTTGCATGTTATAACGGGAACATGAATCCTGTAATAGACGCAGATCTGGACAATAAAGTAAGCATGGGGAACTTTGCCTCTCTGATTAGCGGAAACGGTATATCTGTAAAAAATACGAATGTTACCTATCCAGCAGGATATATTACAGGTTTTAATGTAGATCTGGGAACCAGCTTTATTACCGTAGATCTTTTAAGTTCATTGAAAATCAGTACTTATAAAAATGGAGTCCTTCAGGAGAGTACTACCAGCAGTACACTTCTTTCGGTTCCTGCATTCGGAGGAAATAAGAACAGAATTTTCCTGCATTTTAAGACGACAAAAGAATTTAATGAGGTAAGGTTATATCAGACCAATGTACTTTCGATATTCAGTGCAATGAATGTATATTATGCATTTGCATTCGATCCGGCTAAAGTGCCTGTTGATACGAATGGAATTTGTGATGATATCATTGCGGGAAGCGGAGTAGACGGAAATGTTTCCGGAAGCAGCAGTTTCCTTGCACCACTTTCATTTGTTCAGAACAGAGAAAGAATAGGGGATGGAGATAAAAATTCTTACGGTTCAATTGTACTTCCTGCCGGACTTTTAGGATCATATTCTGTAGGAGTATTAGATAAAAATCAGGTGTATCCTGCCGGGAACAGAACCGGATTTGTGATCTCTCCTGATGATGAAGGAAAGCTTTTAAGTGCTGAATTCTTAAAAAACATTACCGTTGAAACGTATTTATATGGCCAGCTTCAGGATTCCAGAACACTATCTGATGGTGGAGGTCTTATCAATATTAAAGTGCTTGGATTTGGATCAGGAAAACAAAAAGTAACGGTTACTACAACCAAACCATTTAATGAAGTGCGCTTGAAAATAACGCAGACATTAGGCGTGAATCTAGGTTCTTTAAAAGTATATTATGCGTTCGAAGAGCCTGTAGCCTGCGACTGTGATGATAAAATCCAGACAAGCGGTTCCGCAATCCCGGGAAATCTGGTAACAGGAACCAGCTGGACGTCCGGACCTGGATTCTTAGGGCTTATTCTTGCAAAAATGAGCAATTCAGGGAATATTGTAGATAACAATCCGTCTAATTATGCAACAGCAACTATTCCGGCAGCTTCCATTTTCAGTATCTTCTCGGCTTATGCCACGGTAAGTACCAATAGTGTGATGCCTGCCAATACCTATGCCGGATTTACTCTGGAAAAAGCTGCTAATCTGATCGGGGTAAGTGTTTTGGAAAATATCACAGTAACATTGTATAACGGAAATACCCAGACGGATACCTTTACCAGCACGGGAAGTCTGATCAGTGGAAACTTTTTTACTACAAATTCCAATAAGTTTTATGTGGGAGGAAAAGCAACAAAACCTTTTAACAGGATTAAAGTGACTTTTAACAGCGGTACAGCTGTGCGTCTTCCTCAGAGCTATAATATCTACAATGCTTTTGCGAGCAGAGATGATGATAATGATGGAGTGCCGAACTGCTTTGACCAATGTCCGAACGGGAATGATAGCATTGATAATAATGGTAATGGTATTCCTGACTGCGCAGAAGGCTGTACAGTTGTAAACGACAAATCACCTACACTGGATACAGATGGTGACGGAATTGTAGATGCATGTGATCTTGATTCTGATAATGACGGTATTCCGGATTCAATAGAAGATGCTGATAATGATGGCAAATTTGAAAACGATGATCTGGAAGGAGATCTATTAGTTGTTCCGGTTCTTGGTGATTCAGTTCCTAATTACCGTGATCTTGATTCCGATAACGATGGTATACTGGATCTGTTTGAATCAGGTATTCCTATCTCGGTGATCAATCAGATTGATGCTGATCGTAACGGTATTATCGATAGTAATATAGCAGTAGGACAAAACGGTATTGCTGATATTCTGGAGACATATCCTGATTCCGGAGTGATGAAATATCAGATTAAAAATACAGATGGTGATGATAAACCTGATTTCCTTGATATTACTTCCAATGGTTCACAATATGATCTGTACGCTATCGGAAAAGATAACCTGGATGATCTTGGTGGTGGATTTATTTCCAGAATCAACGATATGGACAAAGATGGTATTCAGGCTGTGGTAGATACGGATCTTGTAAGAAGAGGAGCTCCAAATTCTCCGCTTTCCCCTTATGCGACTCTGCTGAAAAACGAACAGATGAAAACAAGTAAAGCGATAGGTGCTGAAATTACAGAGGCTTCCAGCGATGCTAAAATTTATCCTAACCCTGTAAAATCCGGTGAAAACCTTAATATAAAATCAGAAGAAGGTGGTATATATACAATGTTCTCTGCTCAGGGACAGCTGATTAAAACGGGTCAGTTCAACGGAAATACAGAGATTAGTACTTCTTCATTACCTGCAGGAATCTATATCATCAAAATAGAAACCAAATCAACTGTAAAATCTTATAAAGTAATTGTAAAATAA
- the rplL gene encoding 50S ribosomal protein L7/L12: MSDLKNLAETLVNLTVKDVNELAAILKDEYGIEPAAAAVVVAAGGAGEAAEEKTEFDVILKSAGASKLAIVKLVKDLTGAGLKEAKDIVDGAPAPIKTGVSKDEAEALKKQLEEAGAEVELK, encoded by the coding sequence ATGTCAGATTTAAAAAATTTAGCTGAAACGCTAGTAAACTTAACAGTAAAAGACGTAAACGAATTAGCTGCTATCCTTAAGGATGAGTATGGAATTGAGCCAGCTGCTGCTGCTGTAGTAGTTGCTGCAGGTGGTGCAGGTGAAGCTGCTGAAGAAAAAACAGAATTCGACGTAATTCTTAAGTCTGCAGGTGCTTCTAAATTAGCTATCGTTAAATTAGTAAAAGATTTAACTGGTGCTGGTCTTAAAGAAGCTAAAGACATCGTAGATGGTGCTCCTGCTCCAATCAAAACTGGTGTTTCTAAAGACGAAGCAGAAGCTCTTAAGAAGCAACTTGAAGAAGCTGGTGCTGAAGTAGAATTGAAATAA